Within the Medicago truncatula cultivar Jemalong A17 chromosome 4, MtrunA17r5.0-ANR, whole genome shotgun sequence genome, the region TGCAAGAGATCAAAGACATTTCATGTTAAGAGCATAATCCAATTCCAAACAACACATGCTACAATTCAGATAGTGGCCTAGAAATTTGGAGACatgtataaattttaatttaaaactacGAATGGAAATACAATCAATCACCTGTGCTATCCACTTCTTTGATAAGACGATATTCACATATCCAGAACCGGCAACAAAGCACGATTCTACCATCTCTGATGGAGGGAGATTTTTCGCAATGCCCTACAcacaataacaaataaaaaaaatctaattaataaaagagtaattaataaataaggaatgaaaaaaaGTCTCAGATTATACCTCTCCAAGTGAACGTGGATTTCGGAATTCGGGTTGCTTCTCTTTAATAATAGGAAAAAGACTCATCGCGTTATTACTGCATccagaattaaaaataaaaaaaaaaaattgattagctTTAAGCAACAAAAAAGCTTATTTTGGCAATGTAAGTGATCGTTTGTACATAATTTTGAtcaagtcaaattgttttcatataatatAATCTATTCTAAGAAAGTGGTAAGTTGTTTCATAAGCAACAAACCCTAACTTACCACTGATAATCAGCATGTTTTACACCATTTTTATTTGCAACACATGCTTCAACTAAGGGAACAACATCAGGTTCACTAGGCACAGTTGCTTTCAGAGATTCTCGAAACAGCTCCGCCAATTGCTTCTTGACACTGGACGGACAATCTAATTCCTATATAAAAACACATAAGCCAAAACAACCATTTAACTACCAAAATAATcatgataatgataaataataacaatctAACTTGGAGAACTTACAATGAACATGGTGGATATGGATTGTGCGTTTCACTTAATCAAAACTCACGAATATGTAGaaggagagaaagagagaaagaggatgTTATTATTTATCAAAACTCACGAATTTGGTTCGGTGAATATgtagaagagagagagagagagagagagaggttggTTGAGTTGAGAAAGAACCAAAATCTGAAACCCTAATACTACTACTAGCTAGCGTGCTGCCCAAGTCTCCGcgctcttttttttctttttcttagagcctttttttttttgaaggatttttctTAGAGCCTGTTTGTTATAGTagttttttaaggaaaaaaaaatcatttttttaaataatcactttttaaaaaataaatttttttagaggagagagaaaataagggTCAAAAGATTTGAactaattttgcaaaaaaatccccttttatatagttgtatccaaacaaactaaattatttttttaaaataagtgatttttatcaaggtaaacaaacacaaaatagattatgaatttttttttagaatctctacaaaataatttctaaattatttaatgtcaaaatcacttttataaCGTCAGTTAACTTGGGTTGGCTTTAGGTAAACTAATTGTTGGAATATGTgtggaaattaaattaaaagactaaagaaaataatatatattttattatatggaaatgacaaattaaataattaatttaatcattattagaaagtgttttcttAATCCTTAAGTTTTGCTAATATACTTTAGAAtgcaatctagaatattttaGTTCATAgtctaatatattttggtacgtgatctgaaatatattttgatactcaataatatatttttgtgcaTATGTTTtgatagtttaagatatttttgtactagattTAATATGTTAATTACTTATCTTGAGGTATTGAATCAAGATTTTTATGGAATCTAAAtaaatcttgtggtattcaatgaagacaataaaaacttttttttcaagaCATCAAAATCCGttggtattcaattaagatttctaaaaacttataaaatgtCTCGTGGTATTGAAAATTAGACGGATTTCAATGGATTCATTTGTGTAATGGATTGtgtgagactttttagttaaaatacACTCATCCAACAATCTCACACAAACTCTTGAGATTTTGTAATactcttccaatttttttatttttttatttttttttacgtttcttTCAAATTCTTTTCTATTCTACTGTAACAATGACaggttatatattttgttttgcaaaCTTATTGTCGAAATCATCATGCCTCTAACTTGCACTTTTCTTAACATAACTTTTAcgttcaataaaaaaaaagaacgtATTGTATAATCTTGTGGTTAATTTACCATCTacctatatatcaaattattataaaaatcacaactttacgttcattggtattataataatttttctacttgcatttttctacatgtaacatgcatttttcaatcaaattattataatcaataaactaacataacttatttttaggtctatttattttgatatcatatgttgagaatttttaagATCAATCAACCTGCTAGTAGTGTATTATCTAATAGTCTATACACTCattgattcaatgtttttttttccggtTGATTtataattgtacttttgtttttgagattttttgacAACTGATCTATACATCTAATAGTATTTATATTGTActgtatctttaaatttattgacccttttaaaatcttaaaaatccattaaaatcctttaaaatctataccatgaatccattaaaatcttgattgtaaaaagtctttcaaaaaaagtgttttaaaatcccacaaaatcaatacaatccaacaaagtcttttaaaatcttcaagattttttctatcaaaacagtcttttaaaatctcaatccaatacaccccccttaaTGTCAAAGTAATGttacttgttcccaaagtttctcatCACTTATTAGTAGTGAATTTTGTAAATAGAGAGCTCACGTATTCCATTTTACAAACCAAAGAGTTTTATTGAGTTGTCGAGAACTTTTTCTCTTCTCCCTCAAGCTTTGTGTTAACGAGCTATTCTTCTCctcatctcatttttttttctgtcccttcagAATTAAGAGTGTTATTGAGACCTTAGTTCCTATTCGGTATAATGTCCCTTcgaaattaagaatggtcttaagagTATAGTCCGTTCAATTATTTATGTCCCTTcatgataaataatattttaagatcatagtcccttttcggtataataagaatgatcttaaaaatatattcttcttcACTCTTGAAGATGTTATATGTTAGAATGGTGACAATACCATATTTGTGCGGTTAAATATCATAGTCGAAGAAGTTAAAAtttagaatggtggtaacaccatatttctTCACTCTTGAAGATGTTATATGTTAGAATGGTGATAACACCATATTTGTATGGTTAAATATCATAGTTGaagaagttaaaaattaaaatggtgataataccatatttgagtggtatCAGCACCATAATAGAGTTGCCACAATAACATATTGAATTCAGTATTAAAATAGTAGTCTTAGTATCATATTGCTTTCACTTGTAAAAATGATACggaattttgaaataaaacaaattaattattacAATAATTTCAGTTTTAATTGTTATCCACTCTTGGaatcaacaaaattatttttttagggagaatcgacaaaatcatgtttattCCCAttaggaatatatatatatttttttttttgtggtgaccgggattcgaacctcggaccttgcatatattatgcactgtctttaccaactgagttaagctcacgggtaCAATACATATTTTGAGAGGACTCTCCTTCGGaatataatcattcatattaaattaagcattctcaagttttttttatatctttttgttacaacttttaaacaaaatcataaaaatagcatCAAATAAGGAGTtgttctcaaattattattattttttagagaaaagagaaaaataagagtCAAAATGTggagataattttgtaaaatcacttttatatattgttaaaaaaatttttttaaataaagtgatttttattacgagaaacaaatacaaaatagattatacttatttttttataaaatctctaaaaattattaatatttaaattattgaatgacaatttaaaaaaaaaaaaaaaatctatggaGCCTTAGTatcaacaaaatcatgttttttctCGTAGAAATATATTCACTCATAAGAGATTCAATCTTATCAACACTTAGTATATTTGAAAAATCACGAGAAAATATTTTCAACGAGATACACACACGCGagtaaaaatattctttttcagaGTGAGATGGATAATTTTCATCCAATGGATTAATATTGATGGTTGAGatctaattatttatttaagtgACTCACATGACCTCATCCTACTCAACAAACTCATGTTAACTTCTCGATGTCACGTTCTAGTAGGGGTGGATAAGCGGGTCTCACCCGACCCAAAACCGTGAAATCTGTGTAAAAATGAGAAGTGGTTGGGTTTGGTCGCTTTGCGGATTAAACGGTAGCATAATCAGTTTATACTAGTGAATGTGGTTTGGATGGCTGTATTTGGCCCGGTATTAGTAGAACCCTCCCGCAAACAttcaatacttatttatttttttcaatcctTTTGATATATACAACatcgttttatttttagtcaCAACTCACACGCTCAGTTTTCATCATCTCTCTTTCTCACACTTAAACAAAATAGTAACATATTGCATGTTAGTACAACTCCTCTAAAAGATGTTTGTATCTCAATGCACTGCAATCATAACATATTGTGAATTGTCTCCCAACCTCTTGCCAAATCTCTCTTACtattcaacaaatatttttttacaactttccGTGAGCATATTTAACTCTGTAGTGGTTGGGTTGCCAAGTTTCAAGATATAGTTTGTCCATGCTCACAAAAAGTTTCATTCACAGAATTTAATATGATACTTTCAACATAGTTGAGGAACATCTTGAGTTGCACTACGacttcaacatatttttcttttaaagaagATTCAACCACATTTTCTCACACGTTCATGATGTTGTTAACTAACTCTGTGGACTTCACCTCTTTGACATCCTTCGATTTGTCATCCACCTCTTGGAATCTTTCTCTTTGCCATTCCCCTCTTGAGAATCTTTCCCTTTGACATTCACCACTTTATAATCCTTAGAGTTGACTCTACAATTCATCTTGCATTTAGCCACGATCTATCTCTCACTTTGCCATCCCTCATTTTTTTGGAACACAATACCAATAAAGTGGTGATCAATGAAATAAGACTTAATTTGTAATGACGTAAACGAGACTATGCAAATTGCAAACCTGACATAGATGGGCGGCCAATAAAGCAACGGAGGGACAACACATGGTACTAACGGTACTTGACTTTGATAGAGAAATCGATGGAGCTAGCAAAAATTCTAAGCAGGGACTAAATATataaagacaaaacaaaatatttttaaaaccatCGTATTAAATTTAAGGGTAAACATATTTTAGTCTcataaattataactttttaggtttagtccttacaaaaaatttattcaattttttaaaattttacaaaaaaaagtgtgtgtTTAGTCTTGCAAtaatctctataaaaaaaattaaagactaaaataaaataaaaaaaccttaTCAACTTAACTTTAAAATTGTGAGTATTGTAGATATTAAAACGAAATTTAATTCGAAACTTAACTAAAGcgtaaaaaaatcacaataacttttatttatatgaaatgtaAATTGAAGTAAcaacaaaggaaataaaaattgacaataagttatttaaaaaaattgagctAAACGCATTTTAAAAAGTCACTTTTATCCATAATTTTATGTTTACTAAATAGATTAATAATATCCTTTCaatgtaaataaatatgttatttgcaaaataaagcgcattatctatttgttattgaaaaagttTTCTTTATAGTTAGCTGTTATTGagacttaaaatataaaaccaaTACAAATAATTCTATCATTtgtatagtaatttttttttactttattatttatgttaatttttggaTATTAAACTTGTTTGGGTAGCTAAATATAAATAGATTTATTGCTCTAAAATTGTCGCAAAATAATAAGTAATGTAAATGCAACCCATTCTTAAGAACTATTGACATTTGATTTATTATCAGACTTTcgttaatgaaattgtttttaacataaaaaaaaaaaaaaaaaaaaagttctaatcATGCTTTCTTCATCACATTAAAAAAATCACGAAAAGAATCGTAAACGATTTAAAGTAAGTAATGTTTGTTTCTTGACGTCAAACGAGTGTAAAAACTTTTTATCAAATTCTTTAATGATTTGAGACatctattttgcataaaaaaattgacacataaaaagagcaattttcaaatGGGGAtcgaaatcaaacaaaacaaaagaaagaggtTGAGATTGTTAGTGGACGTGGTTCAAACCTGAAACCAAACTTGGACGTATGGTATGGCTTCAACAACCACCAGAATGCTGAAGGGAATTTTGCTATTACACCTCTCTTCCACACCTCCCTCTTCTCTTCTTCGCATTACTCGCGACCTTTCTCGCCCTTTCTTCCTCTCCTCTCTTCAGTTACAGCGTTCGCATCCCGCCACTGCAATTCGATGCGCTTCCTCAGCTTCAGATTCTGGGAACAACAAAGTATCCTCTCGGCTTTCGCAGGTCCATGAGCTTCTCCAAGAAGCTGAACATCGATCTCTATCCGCTGATTACAACGCCCCAATTCCTAAAATCACTTTGGGTCTGTTTTGTTTTCATGAATTTTCTCATTCCTTGAATATATGCTGCAAAAAATatggtttgatttttatataattttgttggGTTTCAGATCATGTTACTGTGAGTTTTGCAAGAAGTGGAGGACCTGGGGGTCAGAATGTCAATAaaggtggttttttttttttttttacttgtttccCTTTTTTTGTTATAGTTACTATCGTTTTGAGTTCCTATAATTATTTGGAATTTAGTTTTTTAGTCCTTgtattcactttttaggttagTCTGTGTTGGAAATTTGATAAGTAAATGCTAGAAGATTATAGAAGTATGGCATATTCCTATTTTCATGATTAAGAAAAGCTATAATTGAACCCTTGGAAATTAGGAGGCACTGTTTGCTTATTTGCTCAAGGGATAAgaattcattttcttatatGTTAAGAACAAAAAGCATATATAAAGGCATGCTTGTATATCATGTTGAGTtaatttgtaaaagaaaaaaatcttaatagcTGAGGAAATGAACATGGACAAAGATTTAGGGACGATACCTTCAATTTGGTTCAAGTAAGACATTTCTTTAATGACAAAGAATAATAACATGTTATGCTAGCATTTACTTGAATTTCCAACACTGCCTCCCTTAAATCAAGCTTCTAAACTTATCATTTCaaccttatttttcttcttcaaattgtaaaataactcaATCTTCAaaggttttttaaaaatatccacAACTTGTTATTCATTGGGACGGTACTCGATCACCACTTCTTCCTCAGCAATTACATTATGTTGAGGCGTGTATCTTGTTGTTAGCGGATGCTCAATTCCATGTTGCTCAAAGAAGCTTGAGGTATATTCTGCCTCTCTATTATGAATGTGTTGATTCTGCCACCACTTTGTTTCTCTACAAATGCTTTAAACATCTTGAAGGCATCACAAGCTTATGAATTCTGCTTTAGAAAATATACTAAAGCTTTTCTGCTAAATTCATTAGTAAAAGAAATTAAGTACTCACAAGTCACAACCATCAGGTGTTGGTAT harbors:
- the LOC11412024 gene encoding peptidyl-tRNA hydrolase ICT1, mitochondrial, whose amino-acid sequence is MASTTTRMLKGILLLHLSSTPPSSLLRITRDLSRPFFLSSLQLQRSHPATAIRCASSASDSGNNKVSSRLSQVHELLQEAEHRSLSADYNAPIPKITLDHVTVSFARSGGPGGQNVNKVNTKVDMRFNVGKAHWLSERVREKIMQMEKNRMNKDGELVISSTKTRTQKGNIEDALAKLQEIIDAASYVPPPPSEEQKKKIAKLAAIGEHKRLKSKKVQSDKKAQRRSKSSWD